The DNA region CACACGCACACGGACGCCATGGCACACCTCGCTCACGGATGGTGCCCGGCCCACAACCAGCGACTACGCCGACATGTTATGACCTGCGGTGACATGAGGCGGATCAGGCGAATTCTGCTGTTCTGTTGAGCGGAAGGCCCACCGGGCCACCGGCAGGCCCATCCGGCAACGCGCCGGAAGTCACCCGAAGAACCGGGACTGAGGCGTGAAGGCATGCCACGACTCTGGCCTCTGCCAGCCGAGGTCACAGCACCGACCGCCTAGCCAACTGCTCCAGACCGGACAGCGACGACCACATCAGGCACTACGAGACAGCCTTAGGAACTGGATACGAGTACCAGAGAGAAGCTCTACTCATCAGATACGAGAGGAACCTTTGGCGAATTGCATAAGGCGACCATCGCCGGAAAATGTCACACTAAAGTATGGAGCAGTTTTGTTGTTCTTCTGGCTGTAAGTGACGCGCCAACTAGTGTAGCCCTCCGCTTCGGTTGCTGCTGCAATCTGCACCGCATCCGGCGTTTGCGTGGAGCTCCTTTTTGCGAATTCTGCGGCCAATGATTTCGCCGAGTTGGCGTCATGGACCCGTGTTAGAGCACGGTAACCGTCTAGTGTGACACCGGAGGTACTTTCCACTGCATAGACAGCCGCGCTAGGCCATGCGAGGTCGGCGACCCCATCCTGCCAGGAGACAACTAGAGTCTTTTGGTCATCCCCGTAAGGATTCGGAAGGCTGGATATCTGCGTCCTGGTGATCTTCACGCTGTGACCGAATAGAACTTCGAGGGAGTGCGCGGCAATACGCTCTTGGTCCGAGCTTGCTTCCTTAAGCGGAGTGCTTGAGGATATGATGTTCATCGTTATCGTCAGTAGCCCAAAAACGGCTAGCACAACCCCAGCTGAGCCCTGAATTAAATACGTTTTGCTCCAAAACGTTCCCGTGAATACACGCTTGCCTCCTGTTGCCCTACCGGAGAAAATGAAACCCAGGGCGAAAAGAGCGGCTACGACGATCGCGCCGGAGGTATTGGCGATAACATCATCACTATCGCAGGCACGTCCGATGCCTGAAATACTCGCCTGCGCAACCTCAATAGCAACAGATAGAAGGAGGGACCCCGTCACAACACTGAGGCAGGACGCGCCGGCGAACATGAGAAACAGGGCGAGCGGCACAAATAGCAGTAAGTTCATGGACCACTGCTCCGTGCCTACCGCGTCAAGAAAGTTCTTACTAATCGTGCACGTTCCAGAATATCCTGATGAGTGCTTAGCTGGTGTGAGAGTGGCAGAAATAAGCATCCCAAATGCCGCACCTGCCCCAGTCCACCCTACACGCTTCGATCTGGTGAAAGTACGACTGAGCCACAGTCCGAGCGCGGCAAAGGAGACTGAAATGATCAGCGCAATTATCAGCAAATGGGGTTGCGCAGAAAATATCGCCGAAAACATTGAGCGTCCTTGTGCGCTAGTGGAGTCAGGGTTTAATGCTCATTCCGTGCGGCTCCCCATGGGTGTGTGGGTGGGGATGATTCCCCACCCACGCACCCAGAGGAGAATTATCCCCTGGGACTCACTCAAACTCACAGTCTGATTGAGGAGGTGTGGCAAACTGACCCTGCCCAGTCACCTGGATGAGACCAGTCATGTTCTCGCACCCGATGGATTGCAGAGGCCAACCCTTGAACTCCAGGTCGTATACGCCTCCGGCTGATAGGCTATGATAATTTCCTCCCCACCACGTACCGTTACTGTACGCGAAGCCCCCTACCAGTGAGATGGTGGAGCCGGAATACTTGGAGTAGACGATGTGGATGTCGACGGCAGCGAACCCGCCGGAGTCTGTGCTGCGTTCCATTCGAATGCAGAGATCGCCGTTGCTCAGCGACGTGCATTCGTATCCAGTTCCGCCCCAAGCGCTTGCCTGAGTAACGCTCAGGCTGAGGGGAAGTAGTGAAAGTATGGCACCTACGGTCAATGTACGCAGTCTCCTGCGCATGCACTCTCCAAACCTTGAAGGAAGTTCTGGATCGTGGTGCCCGGTCACGCTACAGGGCTTGCTTACTACGCCGCAATGCCCATTCAATTGACAGTCCGTTTTGCGCTGAACTCTAACATCATGGCTGCCCTGGCAGACCGGGGCAAAACCATAAAAGTGGAGATCGCGTGAATTCTAGTAAAATGGATGGTGAACTGTGAGCACCGATAAGGAAACCGCAGAGGACGGCGTGCTCGAAACGCCTCTACCTGAAGTTCTTGAGGCGCTAGCGGATCGCATAGAAGCACAGGCCGCGGAGACACTCGAAGAGCTGAGGAAGCAGGCCGCACGGATCAGGTCCGAGAGTTCTCGAACCGCCTCCGATCTTCGCGATCGGGCTGCTCGGCTGCGCGATGAGCAGGCTTTCGGTAGCTGAGCGACTAGGCATACCATAGCTGCATCAGGCTGGTTAGACAATTCCAGCGGGGTTGAGCGGGTGTCTATATCAGACTGAGGCGCTGACGATTCAATGCCCGTCTCTGATCAAACCCTTTCCGCAGTGAGGTGTAGCTGGGCTTGGGCTGGTGTGGGCGTTCCTGAGAACGCCCACACCCGTACGACCACTTCCGTTGCGGTGATCTCCTCCAGTACGGCGAGCAGTGGTGCTGTCCCGACCGGTGTCGCGGTGACCACGGGCGGCTCTTCCCAACGCCAGGGGAACGCCCAGCGGGCGTGCCCTTCGGCGTCGGTCTCGACCACCGCAGCGGCTGACGCGGCGCACACCGGTGGCCCGCCGACGGGCACCGCCGCGGTTGCGGGGACGGGAGCGGGGCGGCTGCGGCGGCGTGTCGTGGACCGGGTGCGCCGGTCGAGGTCCCGGAGCAGGCCGCCGAGGGGGTTGCCGGCGATGCGGCGGGCGGGGGTTCCGCGCATGCCCATCAGGCTGCCTCCGCCCCGGTCGCGGCGACCTGGACCTGCACGCTCTCCGCGCCTGGCTGACCGCCGCTGTCGCCGTCCTCGGTGACCTTCAGGCCGACGATCTTCAGCCGCTGGGAGATGTCGCGGCAGGTGGTTGTGGTGGTGACGTCCAGGCACCAGCCCGGCACCAGGGCGGGGACGCTGATCGCGGCCTGGGGGTCGATCGTGACCTGCTGGGTGTCGATGAACACCGGCACCGGCAGCGAGGTGGACAGCTTCGAGCGGGCGGCGGCGGTGGCCGCCGCGTTCGTCTTGAGCGAGGTCTGCTCCTCGTAGCGCTCCAGCAGCCCGTAGTACGGGTGGATGCCTCCGGCCTCGCCGAGGACGTCGCCGTCCTCCGCGCCGGCGACGACCCAGCGGGTGGCCAGGGCCGCCCCGTCCTCCTCCACCCGCAGCCCGTCCGGCAGGTCCGCGTCCGTCAGCCGCCCCACGGACACGGCGTGCGTCTCCGGCATTAGCAGGATCTTGGAGCCGACCGCGGTGTAGTCCAGGCCGGTCTCGGCCAGGTCCCGCAGGTGGTCGCCGGTCTGCCCGATCCCCCGGTCGTAGGCGCGCGCGCCGCGCACCCCGCTCGGGGCGATGATCTGCACGCTGTGCCCGGGATCGTCGGGCGCGAAGCCGTCCTCGATGAGCGCGGCGGCGATCTGCGCCAGGTCCGCGTCGTCCCCGAAGACGAGGTCCTGGTGGGGAACGCGGCGGTCGAGCCAGCCGAGGACGTCGACGGCCTGGACCTGGATCTCGCCCAGCCCCCAGCTCACGTCCACGATCGGGCCGCTCCACACCGGCCGGCCGTCGCGCCAGATGGCCAGGCTGTGCCGCCAGGACCGCACGGCGGACAGCGTGCGGCAGCAGTCCCCGTCCGGCTGGATGATCACCTCGGCGGTGCTGACGTCGTCCAGCACCCGGGTCCACTCCACGTGGATGAGGACCTCGGCGCGCGCGACCATGGCCCCGGACCGGTCGATGATCGCGGCGGTGTGGGTGCCGCATCCGGCGACGGCCATGTCAGAACCCCCGCCCCGAGACGCCCACCGAGATGATCGCGTCGGCCGCGGGCGGGTTGGACACGTCGGACTCGATGCACAGGCAGTACCGGTCGCAGTCCAGCGCGGGCCACGACGGCGGCGCCCCGTTCTGGCCGTACACGTCCGCCGAGGACTCGCAGGAACCGCCGCACTCCACCACCGCCCGGCCGATCTGCCCGTCCAGGGTGAGCGCCCCGCCCGCGGGCACGTACCGGACCGTCCACGTCGCCGCCGGGTCGCAGCGGCCCGCGTCGGCGATCTCCTCGCACGTCAGGGCGGCGTCGGTGTCCGCCCGCTCGAACAAGGAGAGGGTCACGTTCCGCAGGTCCGCCGAGCCGGCGCGGACGGTGATCATGGGGGCGTCGACCGCCCACCGCGGCCGGCCGGACACGTCCAGGTCGTAGCAGTCGCGCTCCACCGCCAGCGGCAGGCAGAAGCAGCTGCCGGGGGCGTCGGCCGTGGGAGGGGCGGGCGGGCGGCACAACGGGTCCGCACAGCCTGCCGCCGGGTCGGGGCAGGCCGCGAGCCGGCATCCGCCCCCGCACCCCTCACCGGCAGCGGAGTGCAGGCACCAGGTCACGCACGTGTCCGTGCCGTCCGCCGGCGGCGGCACCTCGAGCAACGGGGCCGTGTCGGTCCACAGCCACGGCACCCCGGCGGTCAGGACGATCTCCACGGTGAGGATGTCCGCGCCGGCCTGGCACGCCCCGGCCGCGCAGCCGTCCCCGGTCCGCGCGGTCACCGTGGGGCCCTGCGCCAGCGCGACGCGGCGCACGGTGCGCCGGTGCCGCGCGTTGAACTCCTCCGCGGTCACCTCCTGACCGGGGCAGCAGTTGTACAGCGTCAGGCAGTCCCCGTCGCAGCCCGACCCGCCGCCGCACCCGGCCAGGGCCTCGCCGAGCCAGTGCAGCCCGTAGTCCACGCCGCAGCACGTCGAACCGAGCAGGATGCCGGTGATCGTGATCGTGCCCGGCTGCACCCGTGCCGGGCCGATGCTCGCGCCGCCGGCGACCGCCGCGGTCGACGACCGGCGCACCGGGTAGTCGTCCAGGCCGTCCACGCTGAGGACCATCAGCCCCGCGAACTCGGCGGACTCCGGGACGTCGGGGTCGTACCACGGCGCCTCGTCGGACGCCGGGTCGGTGTACGGCAGGTCACCGACCAGGTCCGCGGTGAACGTCGGACAACTGCACGCGCCGCCCGAGGTGAGCGGGGAGCCGACCGACTGCAAGTAGGCGTCCAGGCGGGCATGGTTGGCGATCTCCACACCGCCCAGGGCCAGGTACCACTCCAGCGCCATGTCTACAGCCACCCTCCTGCCGTGGCGAGCCGCGAGACGACGCGGTGCGCGGTCGCGTGCGCGTCGCCGGCCTCGTGGATCGTGAAGTGGTTGACCACCTGCGGGCCCGCGGTGCGGGGGCTCGTCCCGGTCATCCGGTCCAGCAGCGCGGTCAGCCCGGACTGCTCGGCGAGCTGCGCGGCGCGCTGCGGCCGGGTCAGCGGGATGACGACCTCGGGCCCGGCCTCGCCGATCAGCGCGCGCGTCGGGCCGGTCACGATGCCGCCGTTGGCCAGGCCCGGGATCAGATCCCGCACCCCGGACGGCAACCCGCTCTTGATCTTCGCGGCGATGTCGCCGCCGATGTTCCCCACCGCCTTGGAGATCGCCCCCGGCAGACCGGAGAAGAGGCGGACGATACCGGCGATCAGCCCGGTGACTGCCTTGGTCACGGCCGACCCCGCCGACGAGAACGCGCCGGCGACGACCCGGCCCACGCCCGACAGGGCACGCCCGATCCTGGCGGGCAGCCCCCCCAGATACGACACCACTTGTCCAGCGAACGAAGTCGTTGCCGACAAGGCCGCCGACCCGGCGGACCGGAAGATGCCGGCCACGCGGCTGGACAGCGAGGCGAGCGCCCCGCCGGCCCGGCCAGGGAGCCCAGCCAGGTACGCGATCGCCGAGGTACCGAAGGAGATGGTCGCGGCGAGCGCGGACGATCCGGCCGTCTGGAACGCCCCTGCCACCGTCGCGCCCAGGGACGCCAGGGCGCCGCCCACGCGGCTCGGCAGCGCGGCGAAGAACGCGCCCACCGACACCACGAAGGCGGTCACCGCGGCGAGCGAGACCGTGAACGCGGTCGTGAACGCGGCGGCCAGGACGGGGCCGAGGCTCACCAGGGCGCCTGCGATGTCGGTCGGCAGGCGGAAGAACAGGACGATCAACCCGGCCAGCGCCGTCAGCAGCCCGATCACCGCGTACGCGACGGCGCTGGTGAAGGCGTCCAGGAGCAGCCCGGGGAGCGCCTGCAGGACGGCGAGGATCTGTCCCGGAAGCGCCTGGAACTCCGCGACGACGGCCGCGGTTGCCGTCGACAGCGCACCGGCCAAGGCCGACCCCAGCGACGACAGAGCCCCGGCCACCTGGCGGGGAAGGCCGGCGAAAAAACCGACGACGGCCCGCAATCCGGCGCTCACCGCGGATGAGCCCGCCGACAGCGCCGAGGAGAACGCCGACGCGATGACGCCGCCCAGGGACGACAGCCCCGAGACCACCAGGCCGGGCAGGGCACGCAGCCCGTTCAGCGTGGCCGTCAGCCCGATGACCAGCCCGTCGAGGACCGCCACCAGGCCCCTGACGATCGGAACGACGGACTTGATCACCAGCCACGACGCGAACCCGGCGCCGACGGCCAGGATCGGCGCCTCGACGCGGACCATGAGCGTGACGAACGGGACCATGGCGGCGACGAGGTCGGCCACGGGGGGCAGCAGCGGCACCAAGGCCGCCACCAAGGCGTTGAACGCCGAGACGACCGGCGGCAGCGTCGGCAGCAGGGACGCGATGATCAGGCCGACCAGCGGGGCCAGCGAGGCGACCGTGTCCGTCAAGGCGCTACCGACGGAGTCGAGCAGCGGTACGAGGGCCTGCGCGGCGGAGCCGAGCGCGTCACCGAGGGCTGCCGCGACTTGCGACAGCACGGGGACCAGTGGCAGCAGCGCTGCCAGCAGGTTCTCAGCGAACGCGGCGAGCGGCGGAACGAGCGGCAGAACGATTTTGAGCGCGGCGGCCAGGACCGTCGACAGCAGCGAACCCAACTGGGCGATGACGGGGCCGAGTTGGACGCCGAGGCTCTGGACGACGGGGTCGATCACCGCGGCGACCTGCGCTAGCGCGGGGACCAGGGCGCGGGCCAGAATCCCGACGAACTGGACGACGGACGGCAGCAGCGCCGCCAGCGCCCCGCCGAGGCTCTGCCCCAGCTGCGCGCCGACGCCGGCCAGCCCGCTGGCGAAGACGCCGAGGATCTGCGTCAGTTGCGGAAGCAGCTGGAGCAGCGGCCCGGCCAGCGAGGACAGCAGCGGCCCGAGAACGCTCGTGGCGATCTGCAGGGCGTCGCCGACGACGCTGTTGGACGCGACGCTCAGCTGCGTCAGCAGCGGCAGGAGCGGCTGGATCGCCCCCCGGACCGCGGCGAAGACCTGGACCAGGGCGCCGACCTGGCTGCCGCCCCCGGCCGCCAGCGCCCCGAAAACGTCCGAGGCGATGCCGCCGATCTGGAGCAGCAGCGCGCCCAGCTCGCGGAAGACCCCGAGGGCGCCCTGCACCCACGCGACGGCCTTCCCCCGGTCGCGGCCTCCTGCAGGACCGCGCCCAGCCGGATACCGACGCTGCCGATCGCGTCGCCGACCTGCGTCCCGAACGCCGACGTGATCGCCGCGCCGAGCTGGACGAACCCGGCGACGACCGGCTCAATGCCGATCGCCAGCCCGCGCGTCGCCTCGGCCGTGCCGGCGAGGATCTGCCGGACGGATTCGACCGCGGTGGCGGACTTGAGGAAGTACGCGACGCTTGCGCCGGCCGCGCCGAACAGGTTCGCGATCAGCGACAGCCCGGAGCGCAGCGGCCCCGCGAGCGCCTTGGCTACCGCGGTGATCTGCCCGGCCAGCGGCTCGAACAGCGCGTCCTGGACGCTGCTGCGCAGGGAGCCGAGCGCGGGCTTGAGGGCGCGCAGCTCCCGGGCGGCGGCCTGGGCGTTCGGCGAGAGGGTCTTGAGCGCCTCGTCGAACTTCTTCTCGTCGTCGCCGAGGGCGGCCGAGAAGGCGTCGCCTACGCCGACCAGGGCCAGGCGCAGCGCCCCGATGGCGGCGGCCCCGGTCAGGACGACGGCGGGCAGCGCCGCGATGATCCCGGCGGCCGGGGCGAGCGACGCCGCGAACGACGCGATCTGCGCCCCGGCACTGAGCGCGGCGGCGCCGATCGCCGCGAACTTGAGGCCCTTGAGCAGGACCCAGCCGACGCCCCCGGCGATGCTCCCCAGGCGCCGCAGGGCCTGCGTGAACCCGTTGACGTCCGGGTTGACGGGGACGTTGACCGGCGGCGGCCGGTGAGCCCTGATCCGGTCGTCGAAGCCGGTGAAGTCCGGGACGACTCTGACCGGGATCTCCAGGCCGGCCAGAGCGGCGCGGACGCGGTCAGCGAACCCGGTGACGTCCGGCGCCACCGGGATGTTGATGCTCTCCAGCGACCGAAGGCCGGCCAGGAGGCGGGCGTCGAACCGGGACAGGTCCGGCTCGACGCGCACCGACACCGACGCGGCGTCCAGGCCCCGTTGGATGTTGCGGCGGATCTGCGCGCCCAGGCCGCGGGTGTAGCGGTCCAGGGCGCGCTGGATACGCAGGCCCAGGTCCCGGGCATCCTCGGTGACCCCGGAGTCGTCCAGGGTGATCGTGATGCGGGCGGAGCCGTAGTCCTCGTCGCCGTCGGCCACCGGGCAACCCCACGAGTACGTGTGTGGTTGCCCGGCCCAAAACCAGCGGCGTACGAGCGGGCGCGCGGCCCGGTCGTGATCCCAGGTTAGCTGGTGGCTCCCCTGGTCATCCGTGCGTCTTCCGCTGCGACCTGCGCGGCGAGGGCCTGCGCGCTGGCCATGTCCATACCGGCCCCGGGCGGCCGAGCCCTGCGGCGTTCCCCGCCGGCGCCGGCCGGCGGCGCATACAGCATGGCGCGGGTGCGCTCCCGCGCCGTGTCGTCCTCGGCCAGGGCGTCGATCGCCGCCTCAGCGGCGTTGAGCATCCGCCTCAGCGGCCAGCTGTGGGGGTCGATGCCCTGGAGGGCGAGACTCCCGTCCCACGCCTCCCACGAGGCGGCGATGCTGTCGCAGAGCCGCCAGACGACGTAGGAGGGCGGGTGCCGCCGCTGTAGAGCTCGACGACCCATTCCAGCAGCTCGACCAGGACGCGGTCAGGCAGCCGCAGCCGGTCGGTCACGCGCCCCCCGGTGACGGCCTCGGCCGCGGCCCGCGCGGCGTCGAGGTCCTGGTGGGAACTCACCAGCGTGCCCTTGGCGTCGACGACGTCCAGGCCCGTGAACAGCTCGGCGGACTCCGGGAGCATGAGCTGAGCGAGGAACGTCCGGATGCTGCGGGTGACCGCGCGCAGCTGCCCCGGTTCGATGGTCGTCAGGTCCTCGAGGTTCACGCCGCTGCCGCGGTGCGTTTCGCGCAGCGCGGCGTAGGCGTCCATGAAGTCGTCGCCCATGACTTCGGGTTGGAACAGCAACTCGGTGCCGCCGACATCGGCGACGTGCGGCTCGGTGTTGAGTGCGAAGGTCCTTTTCACGCCATGGCTCCTACGGATGTGCGGCGGACGCCCGGCCCACAACCAGCGGCGTGCCGCGAAAGAGTAACGGGCCGCCGCTATCGACGC from Actinacidiphila sp. DG2A-62 includes:
- a CDS encoding VanZ family protein, encoding MFSAIFSAQPHLLIIALIISVSFAALGLWLSRTFTRSKRVGWTGAGAAFGMLISATLTPAKHSSGYSGTCTISKNFLDAVGTEQWSMNLLLFVPLALFLMFAGASCLSVVTGSLLLSVAIEVAQASISGIGRACDSDDVIANTSGAIVVAALFALGFIFSGRATGGKRVFTGTFWSKTYLIQGSAGVVLAVFGLLTITMNIISSSTPLKEASSDQERIAAHSLEVLFGHSVKITRTQISSLPNPYGDDQKTLVVSWQDGVADLAWPSAAVYAVESTSGVTLDGYRALTRVHDANSAKSLAAEFAKRSSTQTPDAVQIAAATEAEGYTSWRVTYSQKNNKTAPYFSVTFSGDGRLMQFAKGSSRI